The following coding sequences are from one Mytilus trossulus isolate FHL-02 chromosome 8, PNRI_Mtr1.1.1.hap1, whole genome shotgun sequence window:
- the LOC134681453 gene encoding chymotrypsin-like serine proteinase → MVTTSDTNHPDYDGFGDGFPNDIAVLELESALPFSSSIAKIELADDEGNFSGDKCMITGWGLTNDEPGLPDVLQEVTMTVLTNADCTDKWSTVTGATINGGHICIGNDQDSGKSACNGDSGGPMQCEVQGTTYLAGATSWGISGCGVGYPSVYTRISFFRDWIRQQTGI, encoded by the exons ATGGTAACCACATCCGATACAAAT caTCCTGATTATGATGGGTTTGGAGATGGCTTCCCTAACGATATCGCTGTATTGGAACTTGAATCAGCTTTACCATTCAGTAGTTCTATTGCAAAGATTGAGTTGGCAGATGACGAGGGGAATTTTTCGGGAGACAAATGTATGATTACAGGATGGGGTCTGACAAATGATG AACCAGGTCTTCCAGATGTGTTACAGGAAGTAACAATGACAGTATTGACTAATGCTGATTGTACCGACAAATGGTCAACTGTTACTGGGGCTACAATCAACGGAGGTCACATTTGTATCGGTAATGACCAAGACAGCGGCAAATCAGCATGCAAT gGTGACAGTGGTGGACCTATGCAATGTGAGGTACAGGGAACAACCTACCTGGCAGGAGCAACATCATGGGGAATCAGTGGGTGTGGAGTAGGGTACCCTAGTGTATATACAAGGATTTCATTCTTCAGAGATTGGATCAGACAACAGA